In the genome of Xanthocytophaga agilis, one region contains:
- a CDS encoding leucine-rich repeat domain-containing protein: MLSEHTNEEKVLKLLLSGDEENIVLGLEIAKSLSLTIGNIKKDISVLFAWLEANSQPTPEVDTFDDTWFLQRLLDIHCIEEIDLAGYHLREMPSQIKYLFNLRKVFLKGNKISQLPSEIGCLKRLEELNVSLNQLTSLPVEIGDCLNLQKLLVSSNQLVKVPKEIGNCINLTWLDLTRNQLHSIPDEVGNLVNLQELHLYNNQLTSLPASIGNLAKLNRLLLSLNRLHSIPPQIGECRQLSILSLSDNQLIFLPREIGNLTCLTELAAFNNLLQYLPVEIGNLTNLRELLVFNNKLESLPPEIGNLIHLESLYISDNPLHKIPAEVCNLTHMTYFNMEGIEIPAELATQLTKCLPACQIIK; encoded by the coding sequence ATGTTATCAGAACATACTAACGAAGAGAAAGTACTGAAATTACTTCTTTCAGGAGATGAAGAAAACATTGTACTTGGACTTGAGATTGCCAAATCCTTAAGTCTCACTATTGGGAATATTAAAAAGGATATATCTGTATTGTTTGCCTGGCTGGAAGCCAATAGTCAACCCACTCCTGAAGTAGATACATTTGATGATACCTGGTTTCTGCAAAGACTACTAGATATACATTGTATTGAAGAAATAGATCTTGCAGGATACCATTTAAGAGAGATGCCCAGCCAGATTAAATATTTGTTTAATTTGAGAAAGGTATTTCTTAAGGGAAATAAAATAAGTCAGTTGCCATCTGAAATAGGTTGTCTTAAAAGGCTTGAAGAATTAAATGTATCTCTTAACCAATTAACATCTCTTCCTGTAGAAATTGGAGATTGTTTGAATTTGCAAAAGCTTTTGGTTAGTTCAAATCAACTAGTAAAAGTACCGAAAGAAATTGGTAATTGTATCAATCTCACCTGGCTTGACCTAACCAGAAACCAACTCCACTCAATACCAGACGAAGTGGGAAATCTGGTTAATCTTCAGGAACTACATTTATACAACAATCAACTGACTTCTCTTCCTGCTTCCATAGGGAATCTTGCTAAACTAAATAGACTTTTGCTGAGTTTAAACCGCTTACACTCAATACCACCTCAGATAGGGGAGTGTAGGCAACTCTCAATACTTTCTTTGTCAGACAATCAATTGATTTTTCTACCAAGAGAAATTGGTAATCTTACCTGTCTTACAGAGCTAGCAGCATTTAATAATTTATTGCAATATCTTCCTGTTGAGATTGGTAATTTGACTAATCTAAGGGAATTATTAGTGTTTAATAATAAATTGGAATCTCTTCCTCCAGAAATTGGTAATCTGATACATCTTGAATCGCTTTATATTAGTGATAATCCACTGCATAAAATCCCTGCTGAGGTTTGTAATCTTACCCATATGACCTACTTCAATATGGAAGGAATTGAAATACCTGCAGAGCTTGCAACACAACTAACAAAATGCCTTCCTGCCTGCCAGATTATTAAATAG
- a CDS encoding response regulator transcription factor, with protein MKICLADDHPILIDSLVSLLESTGIHQVVGKAYNGEDLLQLLPVVKPDIVIVDINMPGMNGITCSKWIKKNYPSIKILILTMYNSRSLINQLFEIGIDGCLLKSGNSQELLNALDRLQINKFYFDTIGDFKAEARMEAEPDPHAFRLSEREIEIVRLIALGSTSSAISEKLFISEHTVKTHRKNIFKKLDISNVSQLTRYAMELGILS; from the coding sequence ATGAAAATCTGTTTAGCTGATGATCATCCAATATTGATAGACTCTCTGGTAAGTTTACTTGAATCAACAGGTATTCACCAGGTGGTTGGCAAAGCATATAATGGAGAGGATTTGCTTCAGTTGTTACCTGTTGTAAAACCTGATATAGTTATTGTAGACATTAACATGCCAGGTATGAATGGAATCACATGTAGTAAATGGATCAAAAAGAATTATCCTAGCATCAAAATACTGATTCTGACTATGTATAACAGCAGGTCACTTATTAATCAATTATTTGAAATTGGTATTGATGGATGTCTTCTAAAAAGTGGCAATAGCCAGGAATTGCTAAATGCTCTAGATCGGTTGCAGATTAATAAGTTTTATTTTGATACAATCGGAGATTTTAAAGCAGAAGCACGAATGGAAGCAGAACCAGATCCGCATGCATTTCGTCTTAGTGAAAGAGAAATTGAAATAGTCCGGCTTATTGCACTTGGATCAACCAGTTCTGCTATCTCTGAAAAATTATTTATATCTGAACATACTGTAAAAACACATCGAAAAAACATCTTTAAAAAACTGGATATTAGCAACGTAAGTCAGCTCACTCGCTATGCAATGGAACTGGGTATACTATCTTAG
- a CDS encoding sensor histidine kinase encodes MAQQTNVTDLLILIIGTLTTVLTVSGVIFFAFIFQRKLYRKQAEFREIEKLLKKAELQSAYALIEGRESERKRIAEDLHDNLGSLLATLKIYIDTLQNQEIKHEEKQLHASEKSDIYSISFYKDNRTTLIQKIHSLVEAAARETRKISHDLDSGLLQYGGFQAAIEQLVEAITNSQKLIIETVIDITDPLDDELSLNIYRIIQELFANTLKHAHATKARIEITQIPKEYISIIFEDNGKGFINRQVKKGIGLQHIYSRTERFQGHVTIDSSPEFGSTFIIEIPINQIFSI; translated from the coding sequence ATGGCTCAGCAAACAAATGTAACAGATTTGTTAATTCTTATTATTGGTACTCTTACAACTGTACTAACAGTGTCAGGGGTCATATTTTTTGCTTTCATATTTCAGCGCAAATTGTATCGAAAACAAGCTGAATTCCGGGAGATTGAAAAATTATTAAAAAAGGCAGAGCTACAATCTGCCTATGCTCTTATTGAAGGGAGAGAATCAGAGAGAAAGCGAATCGCAGAAGATCTACATGATAATTTGGGTAGTCTTTTAGCCACTCTCAAAATATATATCGATACCTTACAAAATCAGGAAATCAAACACGAAGAAAAACAACTTCATGCCAGTGAAAAATCTGATATTTACTCAATCTCCTTTTATAAAGATAATCGAACAACACTTATTCAAAAAATACATTCATTGGTAGAAGCAGCCGCCCGTGAAACCAGAAAAATTTCACATGATCTTGATTCTGGCTTACTACAGTATGGTGGCTTCCAGGCAGCTATAGAACAATTGGTTGAAGCTATTACTAATTCACAAAAACTTATCATTGAAACAGTAATTGATATCACAGATCCTTTGGATGATGAATTAAGTTTAAATATATACCGTATCATTCAGGAATTATTTGCCAACACACTTAAACATGCACACGCAACAAAAGCCAGAATTGAAATCACACAAATACCCAAAGAATATATAAGCATAATCTTTGAAGATAATGGTAAAGGTTTCATTAACCGACAAGTAAAAAAAGGTATTGGCTTACAGCATATTTATTCTCGTACTGAACGATTTCAAGGGCATGTAACCATTGACTCCTCTCCAGAATTTGGTAGTACCTTCATTATTGAAATCCCTATCAATCAAATTTTTTCTATTTAA
- a CDS encoding biopolymer transporter ExbD produces the protein MAEISSTKNSRMKSVRIDMTPMVDLAFLLVTFFMLTTTFLKPKIMKLTMPEKSKDKEAAVMDKVTTTLVLDKNNQLYYYQGAEDPQVFKTDYSASGLRKLALEMVKKGAAIHKDAIFIIKPTEQASYQNVVDVLDEMTITNVKVYAVQKLYPQEVALIDQYKAKHNIR, from the coding sequence ATGGCAGAGATATCCAGTACTAAAAATTCCCGTATGAAATCCGTTCGGATTGATATGACCCCAATGGTTGATCTGGCTTTTTTACTTGTAACTTTTTTTATGTTAACTACTACTTTCCTAAAACCAAAAATAATGAAGTTGACCATGCCAGAAAAATCTAAAGATAAAGAGGCTGCCGTTATGGATAAAGTTACTACAACCTTGGTCCTTGATAAAAATAATCAGTTGTATTACTATCAGGGTGCAGAGGATCCTCAGGTTTTCAAAACCGATTACTCTGCCAGCGGTTTGCGCAAACTAGCGCTTGAAATGGTCAAGAAAGGAGCTGCAATCCACAAAGATGCCATCTTTATTATCAAGCCAACAGAACAGGCATCTTATCAGAATGTTGTGGATGTGTTGGATGAGATGACAATTACCAATGTAAAGGTGTATGCTGTTCAGAAATTATACCCACAGGAGGTTGCATTGATTGATCAATACAAAGCGAAACATAATATCCGGTAG
- a CDS encoding NAD(P)-dependent oxidoreductase: MIIVDSALEKRHSEGKPIRVAMVGAGFMARGIALQICQFVKGMELVAISNRTLETAKRAYREAGIAESDIVEVGTTAQLEEAISRKKFSVTDNPFLLCEAGQVDAVMEVTGHIEYGARVVMHAIKNGKHVILMNAEVDGTIGSILKTYADKAGVVYTVADGDQPGVIMNLYRFVKGIGVRPVLLGNIKGLHDPYRNPTTQKGFAEKWGQNPAMVTSFADGTKISYEQACVANATGMKVGKRGMFGPTMEAGTPIEKTTKLFPELYDLDEWLAGPGIVDYVVGAAPGPGVFVLGTHEHPTMRHYLNLYKLGEGPLYCFYTPYHLCHFEIHNTVARAVLFNDANLAPIGTPTVEVVTTAKIDLKSGEKLDGLGEYMTYGLAENYDIARAENLLPIGLAEGAILKTDLPKDKVLTFDDVILPEGLLSVELYKEQLAKFPPASIKVTA, translated from the coding sequence ATGATTATTGTTGATAGTGCATTAGAAAAAAGACATAGCGAAGGGAAGCCTATTCGGGTAGCTATGGTAGGAGCCGGATTTATGGCCAGAGGTATTGCTTTGCAAATCTGCCAGTTTGTAAAAGGAATGGAGCTGGTAGCTATTTCCAACCGTACACTGGAAACTGCCAAACGAGCTTATCGTGAGGCAGGAATTGCTGAATCTGATATTGTAGAAGTAGGTACTACTGCTCAGTTGGAAGAAGCAATATCCCGCAAAAAGTTTTCAGTAACAGACAACCCATTTCTTTTATGTGAAGCAGGTCAGGTAGATGCGGTGATGGAAGTAACTGGTCATATTGAATATGGTGCACGGGTTGTAATGCATGCTATCAAAAACGGCAAGCATGTCATTTTGATGAATGCGGAAGTTGATGGAACAATCGGTTCTATTCTGAAAACATATGCAGACAAAGCAGGTGTTGTTTATACAGTAGCAGATGGAGATCAGCCAGGTGTAATTATGAACCTTTATCGGTTTGTAAAAGGAATTGGTGTACGTCCCGTACTTTTGGGTAATATCAAAGGGCTACATGATCCTTACAGGAATCCTACAACACAAAAAGGGTTTGCAGAAAAATGGGGACAGAATCCGGCAATGGTAACTTCATTTGCGGATGGTACCAAAATCTCATATGAACAAGCTTGTGTTGCCAATGCAACAGGAATGAAAGTAGGCAAACGAGGTATGTTTGGTCCAACAATGGAAGCAGGAACTCCTATTGAGAAAACCACCAAACTATTCCCTGAATTATATGATCTGGATGAGTGGCTGGCTGGTCCTGGAATTGTAGATTATGTAGTTGGTGCAGCTCCGGGTCCGGGCGTTTTTGTTTTGGGTACACACGAACACCCAACCATGCGTCATTACCTGAATTTGTACAAGTTAGGAGAAGGACCACTTTACTGCTTCTATACTCCATATCACTTGTGCCATTTTGAAATTCACAATACAGTGGCACGGGCTGTACTTTTCAATGATGCAAATCTTGCTCCTATTGGCACACCAACAGTAGAAGTTGTAACTACAGCTAAAATAGATTTGAAATCTGGAGAAAAGTTAGATGGACTAGGAGAATATATGACATATGGCTTAGCTGAAAATTATGATATAGCTCGTGCGGAAAATCTATTGCCGATTGGTCTTGCAGAAGGTGCTATTTTGAAAACAGACCTTCCAAAAGATAAGGTTCTTACTTTTGATGATGTGATTTTACCAGAAGGTTTACTGAGTGTTGAACTTTATAAAGAACAACTAGCCAAGTTCCCTCCTGCTTCTATCAAAGTAACAGCATAG
- the rfbC gene encoding dTDP-4-dehydrorhamnose 3,5-epimerase produces MIFTETELKGAFILEIKKLEDERGFFGRSWCKREMEEHGLNGNVVQTNVSYNKVKGTFRGMHFQRSPHQETKLVRCTKGAILDVIIDLRPSSPTYKKWIAVELTEKNHKMLYVPEDFAHGFVTLEDETEVTYQVTQFYTPGAEGGLRWNDPAFGIQLPITPTVISAKDAAWADYNETILAPVG; encoded by the coding sequence ATGATATTCACAGAAACAGAACTTAAAGGAGCCTTTATTTTAGAAATCAAGAAATTAGAGGACGAACGTGGTTTTTTTGGCCGTTCATGGTGTAAACGCGAAATGGAAGAACATGGATTGAACGGTAATGTAGTACAAACCAATGTTTCCTATAATAAAGTAAAAGGTACTTTTCGGGGAATGCACTTTCAACGGTCTCCTCATCAGGAAACAAAACTGGTACGTTGTACAAAAGGAGCTATTCTAGATGTGATTATTGATCTTCGTCCGTCTTCTCCTACCTACAAAAAGTGGATTGCAGTAGAACTAACTGAGAAAAACCACAAAATGTTATACGTACCAGAAGACTTTGCACATGGTTTTGTAACATTGGAAGATGAAACAGAAGTAACGTATCAGGTTACTCAATTCTATACACCTGGTGCTGAAGGAGGTCTTCGCTGGAATGATCCGGCATTTGGCATCCAATTGCCTATAACTCCAACAGTTATTTCAGCCAAAGATGCTGCATGGGCTGATTATAATGAAACTATTCTAGCTCCAGTAGGATAA
- a CDS encoding NAD-dependent epimerase/dehydratase, with translation MKILITGNMGYVGPGVVAHLRSVFPQATLIGYDMAYFANCLTNADFLPESKLDEQLFGDIRNVPASILEGVDAVVHLAAVSNDPMGNKYEEVTIDVNHKSSIALAEKAKAAGVKSFIFASSCSVYGAGGEGAKTEDSELNPLTAYARSKIFTERDLKPLADSSFTITCLRFATACGMSNRLRLDLVLNDFVAGAVTSKQITILSDGTPWRPLINVKDMAIAIEWAIERPASNGGEFLAINTGSNVWNYQVKEIAEAVAQIIPGTQVSINQEAPPDKRSYRVNFDLYAKLAPNHQVKRTLIDTIEELKENLEAMGFADGNFRNSQLMRLKVLNTLQDKQLIDSQLVWAK, from the coding sequence ATGAAAATCCTCATTACTGGAAATATGGGCTATGTAGGTCCTGGAGTAGTAGCACATCTACGTAGTGTATTTCCTCAAGCGACATTGATTGGATATGATATGGCATACTTTGCCAATTGTTTAACCAATGCCGATTTCCTACCTGAAAGCAAACTGGATGAACAATTATTTGGTGATATCCGTAACGTTCCGGCTTCTATTCTGGAAGGTGTAGATGCGGTTGTCCATTTGGCAGCAGTTTCTAACGATCCAATGGGCAACAAATATGAAGAGGTAACGATTGATGTAAACCATAAATCGAGCATTGCGCTGGCTGAAAAAGCAAAAGCAGCAGGTGTTAAATCATTTATATTTGCATCTAGTTGCAGTGTATATGGTGCAGGTGGAGAAGGTGCGAAAACAGAAGATTCTGAATTAAATCCGTTAACAGCCTATGCTCGTTCTAAAATATTCACAGAACGTGATCTTAAACCACTAGCAGACAGTAGCTTTACAATTACTTGCCTACGTTTTGCAACAGCATGTGGTATGAGTAATCGTCTTCGTTTGGACTTAGTTTTAAATGATTTTGTTGCAGGTGCTGTAACTTCTAAACAAATCACGATACTAAGTGATGGTACACCATGGAGACCGTTGATCAACGTGAAAGATATGGCAATTGCTATTGAATGGGCTATTGAACGTCCAGCTTCCAATGGAGGTGAATTTTTAGCAATTAATACAGGAAGTAATGTCTGGAATTATCAGGTAAAAGAAATTGCAGAAGCAGTAGCTCAGATTATTCCTGGTACTCAGGTGTCTATAAATCAGGAAGCACCTCCGGACAAACGTTCTTATCGTGTAAATTTTGACTTGTATGCAAAGTTGGCACCAAATCACCAGGTAAAAAGAACATTGATAGACACCATTGAGGAACTGAAAGAAAATCTGGAAGCAATGGGCTTTGCAGATGGCAACTTCCGTAACTCTCAACTAATGCGCTTAAAAGTACTGAACACACTTCAGGACAAGCAATTAATTGACAGTCAACTTGTCTGGGCAAAATAA
- the rfbF gene encoding glucose-1-phosphate cytidylyltransferase yields MKAVIFAGGFGTRISEESGIRPKPMVEIGGKPILWHILKIYSHHGINDFVICCGYKQHIIKDYFADYYLLNSDVTFDLRTNTMSIHRTPKESWKVTLVDTGEDTMTGGRLKRVEEYVGNSSFCLTYGDGVSNVNITELVEYHKKGNKLATLTAVQQPGRFGAFTLTDEDTSIHSFKEKPTGDGGAPWINGGFFVLEPGIFKYLKDDTTIWEREPMEKLAEDGQLQAYRHTGFWQPMDTLRDKVVLEEMWHQKKAPWKVWQ; encoded by the coding sequence ATGAAAGCAGTTATTTTTGCTGGTGGATTTGGTACTCGTATCAGCGAAGAAAGTGGTATCCGTCCAAAACCTATGGTTGAAATTGGTGGCAAACCTATTCTTTGGCACATTCTTAAAATTTATTCACACCATGGAATTAATGATTTTGTAATTTGCTGCGGATACAAGCAACATATTATAAAAGATTATTTTGCAGATTATTATCTGTTAAACTCTGATGTTACCTTTGACCTGCGTACCAATACTATGTCTATTCATAGAACTCCCAAAGAGTCATGGAAGGTTACATTAGTAGATACAGGAGAAGACACAATGACAGGAGGTCGTTTGAAACGGGTGGAAGAATATGTAGGTAATAGTAGTTTTTGTCTTACCTATGGTGATGGTGTAAGTAATGTAAATATCACTGAACTGGTTGAATATCATAAGAAAGGAAACAAACTAGCTACATTAACAGCTGTTCAGCAACCTGGTCGTTTTGGTGCATTTACACTAACAGATGAAGACACCTCTATTCACTCATTTAAAGAAAAACCAACAGGTGATGGTGGTGCTCCATGGATCAATGGCGGTTTCTTTGTATTGGAACCCGGCATCTTTAAGTATCTGAAAGATGATACAACAATCTGGGAACGTGAGCCTATGGAAAAATTAGCAGAAGATGGTCAGCTGCAAGCTTATCGCCATACAGGATTCTGGCAACCAATGGATACACTTCGTGATAAAGTCGTACTGGAAGAAATGTGGCATCAGAAGAAAGCTCCCTGGAAAGTGTGGCAATAG
- the lhgO gene encoding L-2-hydroxyglutarate oxidase, which yields MKYDILVVGGGIVGLATALRLKKNKPDLKIILLEKEKQLAKHQTGNNSGVIHSGIYYKPGSLKATNCINGYNELLEFCRENDIKFDLCGKIIVATSQEELPALENIYNRGIQNGLTDIRKISQAEIREHEPHCSGISGIWVPYTGIIDYTDVSYKYAEVFKKLGGEILHEQKVLDIKPGSTSTEVITDKQTFETKLVINCAGLFSDKIAALTHKNINVRIIPFRGEYYEIKKEKEYLVKGLIYPVPDPNFPFLGVHFTRMVKGGVEAGPNAVFSFKREGYKKTDFNWSDFSESIAWPGFRKVAAKYWRTGLGEYYRSFSKAAFTKALQKLIPEIQENDLIPGNAGVRAQACDRTGGLIDDFMILEDKHIINVCNAPSPAATSSLSIGKTVAEMALQRFNSEKKEIVLN from the coding sequence ATGAAATATGACATTCTTGTTGTAGGAGGAGGAATTGTAGGATTAGCTACAGCACTTCGTCTAAAGAAAAACAAACCTGACCTAAAAATTATTCTTCTTGAAAAAGAAAAGCAATTAGCCAAACATCAGACAGGTAATAATAGTGGGGTGATCCATTCGGGCATCTACTATAAACCTGGTAGTCTAAAAGCTACTAATTGTATCAATGGGTACAATGAACTACTTGAGTTCTGCAGAGAGAATGATATAAAATTTGACCTGTGTGGCAAGATTATAGTAGCAACAAGCCAGGAAGAACTTCCTGCACTGGAAAATATCTATAATCGCGGTATTCAAAACGGACTTACAGATATCCGAAAAATTTCACAGGCAGAGATTCGGGAACATGAACCACACTGTAGTGGCATTTCTGGAATCTGGGTTCCTTACACAGGCATCATTGACTATACAGACGTATCTTATAAATATGCAGAAGTTTTCAAAAAGCTAGGAGGCGAAATTCTGCATGAACAAAAAGTACTGGATATTAAACCTGGAAGCACTTCAACAGAAGTAATTACAGATAAACAAACCTTTGAGACTAAGTTGGTTATCAACTGTGCTGGCCTATTCTCTGACAAGATTGCAGCTCTCACTCACAAAAATATCAATGTCCGGATTATCCCCTTCCGAGGAGAGTATTACGAAATAAAGAAAGAGAAAGAATACCTGGTGAAAGGACTTATCTATCCTGTTCCTGATCCTAATTTCCCATTCCTAGGAGTTCACTTCACACGTATGGTCAAAGGTGGTGTTGAAGCTGGTCCGAATGCTGTATTTTCATTTAAACGCGAAGGGTATAAAAAAACAGATTTTAACTGGAGCGATTTTTCAGAGTCTATTGCCTGGCCAGGATTCCGTAAAGTAGCAGCCAAATACTGGCGTACCGGTTTGGGAGAATATTATCGTTCTTTTTCCAAAGCAGCTTTTACTAAAGCACTCCAAAAACTTATCCCTGAAATTCAGGAAAATGATCTCATTCCAGGAAATGCGGGAGTACGGGCACAAGCTTGCGACCGAACAGGTGGTTTGATCGATGATTTCATGATTTTAGAAGATAAGCATATCATAAATGTTTGTAATGCCCCCTCTCCTGCTGCCACGTCCTCTCTTTCGATAGGAAAAACAGTCGCAGAAATGGCTTTGCAACGGTTTAATTCTGAGAAAAAAGAGATCGTCCTTAATTAA
- a CDS encoding glutamine amidotransferase-related protein → MRIAILDLYDGSANEGIRCIKELMLSFAQTTTVDVSFTIFDVRQKNEIPDLSYDLYISTGGPGSPVESEGTEWELLFFELMNNLRDYNRRFPEHKKYVFLISHSFQIFCRYFELGVLTQRKSHAFGIFPVHRTVHGLQELYFENLDDPFWVVDSRDWQVTQINEIKLKEWGGQILCYEKLRPLIDLERAVMAIRFDEAFFGTQFHPEIDAAGMLRHLDTKDKREIIIANYGIDKYHEMIRYLADPDKIAFTYQTILPTFLRIALPHSIEL, encoded by the coding sequence ATGAGAATTGCTATTCTGGATTTGTATGATGGATCAGCCAATGAAGGAATACGGTGTATAAAAGAATTAATGTTATCTTTTGCTCAAACTACTACTGTAGATGTTTCTTTTACTATTTTTGATGTAAGACAGAAAAACGAAATACCTGATCTGAGTTATGATCTGTATATTTCTACAGGTGGTCCAGGTAGTCCTGTTGAAAGTGAAGGGACAGAATGGGAGCTTTTGTTTTTTGAATTGATGAATAACCTTCGTGATTACAACAGAAGATTTCCTGAACATAAAAAATACGTTTTTCTGATAAGCCATTCCTTTCAGATTTTCTGTCGATATTTTGAATTAGGTGTTCTCACTCAGCGTAAATCACATGCCTTCGGTATTTTTCCTGTGCATCGTACTGTTCATGGACTTCAGGAATTATACTTTGAAAATCTGGATGATCCATTTTGGGTGGTAGATAGCCGAGACTGGCAAGTAACACAGATTAATGAAATAAAACTGAAAGAGTGGGGTGGGCAGATTCTCTGTTATGAAAAGCTAAGACCTCTTATTGATCTGGAGCGGGCTGTAATGGCTATTCGTTTCGATGAAGCTTTCTTTGGAACGCAATTTCACCCTGAGATTGATGCGGCTGGTATGTTGCGTCACCTGGATACAAAAGATAAAAGAGAGATTATTATTGCCAACTATGGAATTGATAAGTATCATGAAATGATACGTTATCTAGCAGATCCGGATAAAATAGCATTTACTTATCAGACAATCCTACCTACATTTTTACGAATAGCCCTTCCTCATTCTATAGAATTGTGA
- the thiM gene encoding hydroxyethylthiazole kinase — translation MQLNPHQIWRDIQAIRSAQPLIHNITNFVVMNTTANALLAIGASPAMVHATEEVEEFVSISQALVVNIGTLDTNFVGGMELAMKQAHKLNKPIVFDPVGVGATSYRNKISTQLIQATPPSVIRGNASEIMALAGLDAQTKGVDSIYGSESALNAAYFLSKKYNSTVVISGATDFIIHQDNMVSTANGHPLMSKVTGMGCTATALIGAFVAVNPNYFEAAAHAMAVMGISGEIAAEKNPYPGSLQVNFLDTLHKLTGDDILYRLQVTS, via the coding sequence ATGCAACTCAATCCGCATCAAATCTGGCGTGATATCCAGGCCATTCGATCTGCCCAACCTTTAATACATAATATTACCAACTTTGTGGTTATGAATACTACTGCCAATGCTTTACTGGCAATAGGTGCATCTCCAGCGATGGTGCATGCAACAGAAGAAGTGGAAGAGTTTGTTTCCATTTCACAGGCATTGGTTGTTAATATAGGTACACTGGATACAAATTTTGTGGGTGGAATGGAATTGGCAATGAAACAGGCACATAAACTCAACAAGCCCATCGTATTTGATCCGGTAGGAGTGGGGGCTACGTCTTATCGGAATAAAATCAGCACTCAATTAATCCAAGCTACACCACCTTCTGTCATTCGTGGAAACGCTTCAGAAATAATGGCTCTAGCCGGATTGGATGCTCAAACAAAAGGTGTGGATAGCATCTATGGGTCTGAATCTGCTCTGAATGCTGCGTATTTTTTAAGCAAGAAGTATAACTCTACAGTGGTTATCAGTGGAGCGACTGATTTTATTATACATCAGGATAATATGGTATCAACCGCTAACGGACATCCCCTTATGTCTAAGGTGACTGGAATGGGATGCACTGCTACTGCATTGATTGGGGCATTTGTAGCTGTTAATCCAAATTACTTTGAAGCTGCTGCTCATGCAATGGCTGTTATGGGAATAAGTGGGGAAATCGCAGCAGAGAAAAATCCATATCCTGGCAGTCTTCAGGTTAATTTCTTAGATACGCTGCATAAGTTAACAGGAGACGATATTCTGTATCGTTTGCAAGTAACATCATAA
- the thiE gene encoding thiamine phosphate synthase, protein MSKLYLVTDSLICQQAGHNVEYVVEQACKAGVNWVQLREKDLSIEDFIALAHKVLAITQMYNAKLIINDRVEVAVAVDADGVHIGQDDMSYTQARELMGYTKIIGLSVNNLPELTTANALDVDYVGIASIFSTTTKLDTTSELGVEGLRSLCTQTKHSTYAIGGINQTNIQQVIQTGVTGVAVVSAICGTASPYDATRTLIQLIENA, encoded by the coding sequence ATGTCAAAATTATATTTAGTGACAGATAGTCTTATTTGTCAACAGGCAGGACACAATGTTGAATATGTGGTCGAGCAAGCGTGTAAGGCTGGTGTAAATTGGGTTCAGTTACGGGAAAAAGATCTGTCAATAGAAGATTTTATTGCCTTGGCTCATAAGGTGTTGGCTATTACCCAAATGTATAATGCTAAATTGATCATCAATGATCGAGTAGAGGTTGCTGTGGCAGTTGATGCAGATGGAGTACATATTGGACAAGACGATATGTCTTATACCCAGGCAAGAGAACTAATGGGCTATACAAAAATTATTGGTTTGTCTGTTAATAATCTGCCTGAGCTAACTACTGCCAATGCTCTGGATGTAGATTATGTAGGGATTGCGTCTATCTTTTCGACAACTACAAAACTGGACACAACCTCTGAACTTGGCGTTGAGGGGTTAAGAAGTTTGTGTACACAAACCAAACATAGTACATACGCTATTGGGGGGATTAATCAGACAAATATTCAACAAGTTATCCAAACGGGAGTAACTGGAGTTGCCGTTGTCTCTGCCATTTGTGGAACCGCGTCTCCGTATGATGCAACACGAACTTTAATTCAACTTATCGAAAACGCATGA